A stretch of the Arthrobacter sp. PAMC 25486 genome encodes the following:
- the ltrA gene encoding group II intron reverse transcriptase/maturase, whose amino-acid sequence MNTGDDMRARSDAASVLVQRMQVKLHRWAGSDPGKKFDDLFNLVCDPDFLLVAWERVAGNRGAQTPGIDQVTKETINFWVGAQEFIDHIRGLLRSGTFRPQPVRRVEIPKGSGSGKIRQLGIPTLADRVVQASLKLVLEPIFEADFAPFSYGFRPNRRAQDAIADIHHFAIAGYETVLEADIKACFDRIDHTALMGQVRRRVSDKRVLALIKAFLKAGIMTRDGQLIGSKTGTPQGGILSPLLANIALNVLDEYAAKAWSERMGTNYQRQKLIAKGGATWKLIRYADDFVCVIRGTSGHAETLKEEIREVLAPLGLEFSEEKTGVVTIDEGFDFLGFTIQRRRKRGTNKSYVYTVPSQKSIKSVRSKIAQACYRSTLHQDFSELLKRLNRILGGWANYFRHGVSKSVFGNIDNYAWQRVWRWLKKKHGRMKIRDMKRRFCINGWQFATATTRFTGASTVPVTRYRYRGKNIPNPWNQQPLNIRITAG is encoded by the coding sequence GTGAATACCGGTGATGACATGCGTGCCCGCAGTGATGCGGCGTCGGTGTTAGTACAACGGATGCAGGTAAAGCTACATCGGTGGGCCGGGAGTGATCCCGGCAAGAAGTTTGATGATCTGTTTAACCTTGTCTGTGACCCCGATTTCCTTCTGGTTGCGTGGGAACGCGTGGCCGGTAACCGGGGTGCGCAGACGCCCGGGATTGATCAGGTAACGAAAGAAACCATCAATTTCTGGGTCGGGGCGCAGGAGTTCATTGATCACATCCGTGGTTTGTTGAGGTCGGGCACTTTCCGGCCGCAACCAGTGCGACGGGTAGAAATCCCTAAAGGCAGTGGTAGTGGGAAGATCAGGCAACTGGGTATTCCCACACTGGCTGACAGGGTGGTGCAGGCGTCGCTGAAACTAGTGCTGGAACCGATCTTCGAGGCGGACTTTGCGCCGTTTTCGTATGGGTTCCGGCCGAATCGGCGGGCACAGGACGCTATCGCAGACATTCACCACTTCGCTATTGCGGGGTATGAGACGGTGCTTGAAGCCGATATCAAGGCGTGTTTTGATCGTATCGATCACACCGCGTTGATGGGCCAAGTGCGCCGTCGGGTGAGTGACAAGCGAGTGCTGGCACTGATCAAGGCATTCCTCAAGGCCGGGATCATGACTCGGGACGGTCAGCTGATCGGCTCGAAAACCGGCACTCCCCAGGGCGGGATTCTCTCCCCGTTGCTGGCTAATATTGCGTTGAACGTGCTTGATGAGTATGCCGCTAAGGCATGGTCGGAGCGTATGGGCACTAACTACCAGCGGCAAAAGCTGATCGCCAAGGGCGGTGCCACATGGAAGCTCATCCGATACGCTGACGATTTCGTATGCGTTATCAGAGGGACGAGCGGCCATGCGGAAACGCTGAAGGAGGAGATCAGGGAGGTTCTAGCCCCGCTGGGGCTGGAGTTCTCGGAAGAGAAGACCGGGGTAGTCACGATCGATGAGGGATTCGATTTTCTCGGATTCACGATTCAGCGGCGCCGCAAGCGCGGGACGAACAAGTCCTACGTGTATACGGTGCCGTCGCAGAAATCGATCAAGTCCGTGCGGTCAAAGATCGCACAAGCCTGTTACAGATCGACCCTGCATCAGGACTTTTCTGAGCTGCTCAAGCGGCTTAATCGGATCCTGGGCGGGTGGGCCAACTACTTCCGGCATGGCGTCTCGAAGAGTGTCTTTGGAAACATTGACAACTACGCGTGGCAACGTGTTTGGAGATGGTTGAAGAAGAAACACGGACGCATGAAGATACGGGACATGAAACGTAGATTCTGCATCAATGGATGGCAATTTGCCACGGCAACAACTCGTTTCACCGGGGCCTCAACAGTCCCAGTAACGCGCTACCGTTACCGCGGCAAGAACATCCCGAACCCGTGGAATCAACAGCCCTTGAACATCCGTATCACCGCCGGGTAA